The genomic segment CGGCGGGGGCCCGCCGGGCGGCGCGGTACATGGTTACGACCTCGTCCACGGTGGTGGCGTCGGTGGGGGCCTTGTCGTCGCGCCAGCGGCCGGTGAAGCGGGGGAACCGCAGGGCCAGGCCGGCGTCCTCCTTGAGCAGCCCCCACCCGGCGGTGTGGTGGGGCGACAGGGTGATCTCGGCGGCCAGCACCTCGACCACCAGGGTGGGCTCGAACCACACGTCGGCGTGCCAGCGTGAGTCCACCCTGGCCGGCCGCTGCGCCCGCACCAGCGGCGCCATCCGGGCCGGCAGCGCGGCCAGCTCGGCGTCGGAGAAGCCGGTGCCGCACTTGCAGATCGTCTGGAACCGGTCGCCGGCCGGGTCGTAGACGCCGAGCAGCAGCGCCCCGTACATCCCGGCGCGGCGGCCCCGTCCGGCCAGGCCGCCGACCACGACCAGGTCAAGGGTGTCGGTGAGCTCGCTGCGGTAGTCGCGCTTGAGCTTGATCCACTGCCAGCCCCGGGCCCCGGCCTGGTACTGCGCCGTCGGGGCGACCGACTTGCAGATCACCCCCTCGCAGCCCTCGGCCACCGCCTGCTCGAACACCCGCTCCATGGCCGCCTCGTCGCCGACCTGCTCGGCGGTGGCCAGCCGCAGCCGCGCCGACGGCGTGATCGCCTCGGCCAGCCGGGCGCGCCGCTCCAGGTAGGGCAGGCGGGTCAGGTCGGTCCCGTCGGCGTACAGCAGCTCGAAGCAGAACATGCTCACCGGGAAGTCCTTGGTCGCCTCGGCGATGCCGTACTTGCGGCGGCGGAACATCACGTCCTGGAAGGGGCGCAGTTCGCCGGAGGCCGGGTCGAAGGCCACCACCTCGCCCTCCAGGATCACCTCGCGCGGCTTCAGGCTCTCGGAGAGCAGCTGCACCACCTCGGGGAACTGGGTCGAGACCCGGTCCAGCCGCCGCGTGTACAGCTCAAGGGCGCCGTCGGCGGTGCGGTGGGCCTGGACCCGGATCCCGTCGTACTTGTACTCGGCCGCGCACGACCCGCCCAGCTTGGCCAGGATCTCGGCCGGTTCGCCGAGGCGCTGGGCCAGCATCGGCCGCACCGGGTTCCCGGCCCGCACCTCCATCGCCTCGACCGCGGCCAGGCCCTCGGTGACGAGCGTGGCCGCGACCAGGCCGAGGTCGGAGCAGATGTTGTAGGCCCGCTCCAGGACCGGTCGCTGCTTGCGGCCGCCGGCGTGGACCTCGGCCAGGGCGTCCAGGATGGTGGCGGTCCCGATCCCCAGCCGCAGGTTGGCCGTGACCGTGCGCAGCAGGTAGCGGGCCTCCAGCGGCGTGGCCTGCCGGAGCAGGCCGACCAGTCCGGCCAGCTTGCGGCCCTGGGAGCCGGTGCCCTGGGCCTCGGCGATCTCGTGCAGGCCCTCGAACACCCGCTCCACGGCAAGGGTGGCCGGCCGGCCGGGCTCCAGCTCCTCCAGCAGCTGTTCGGCGGTCAGGCCCAGGTCGCCGGTGTCCCGGGCGCCGGCCAGGACCTGCTCGACGGGCGCGCCGGCGGCCTCGGCGACCGCCCGGGCGGCCAGCCGGTCGGCCATCCCCAGCTCGACCCCGGCGAAGTCGGGCGCGATCTGCCCCTGGCAGAGCAGCGCCACCGTCGGCAGCAGCTCGTCCGGGGTCTCCCGGAAGAGCTCGGCCAGCCGCCCGATCAGCTCCAGCCGCGCGCTGGCGGCCTCCAGGTCCCGGTAGGCCTCGGCGAGGATCTCGTACCTCATGCGGGGGCGTCCGGGGTGGGGGTGCGGCGTTCCTCCCAGTCGACCCAGGTGGTGCCGGTGGCGGCGACGTAGCCGTCGACGGCCGTGCCGACGGTGGGGAAGAAGTGGTCGGCGCCGACGGCGTCGAACAGGCCGTAGCGCCGCAGCCGGTCCTTGACCGGGCCCTTGAGCTCAGCGAAGGCGAGGGTCACGTGCTCATTGTGCAGCTCTTCGAGCAACTCGTGGAGGGTGCCGGCGGCGGTGGTGTCGATGTCGGTGATGGGCTCGGCGGCGACCACCACCCAGCGGACGGGGTGGATGGCCTCGGTGACCAGCCGGCGGACCCGGCGGCGGAAGTAGCCGGCGTTGGCGAAGAACAGGGGCGCGTCGAAGCGGTAGAGGAGCAGGCCGGGGATGAGCCGGGCGCTGGGGTGGCGGTCGATGTCGTGGTAGCCCTTGAGCTCGTCCTCGCGGCCCAGGACGGCGTCGTGGGGGCGCCAGGCCCGGCGGACGAAGTCGCCCAGCGAGAGCACGATGGCCACGAAGATGCCGACCAGCACCCCGAGCAGGGCGACCCCGAGGAAGGCGGCCAGCCAGAGAACGAACTCGGAACGGCGGACCTGGTACAGGCGCCGGACCCCGGCCATGTCGATCAGGCCGATGGCGGCGGTGATCACGATCGCGGCCAGCATCGGCAGGGGGAGGTTGCGCAGCAGGCCGGGGGCGAACACCAGCAGCAGGGCGATGGCGACGGCGCCGACCAGGGGGGTGAGCTGGGAGCGGGCGCCGGCGGCCACGGCCACCGGGGTGCGGGAGGCGCTGCTGGAGATGGCGAAGCCCTGGAACAGGCCGGAGGCCAGGTTGGCGGCGCCGAGGGCGCGCAGCTCCTGGTCGGGGTCGACCTCCTCGTTGCGCTGGGAGGCCAGCGACTGCGACAGCACGGTGGTGTCGGCCACCGCGACCAGGGCGATGCCCAGGGCGCCGCTGAACAGCGCCCCCAGGTCGGCCAGCTCGAAGGCCGGGAAGGCCAGGGTCGGCAGGCCCTGGGGGAGCACGCCGAGGACCTGCACGCCCTCGGTGTCAAGGTCGAACAAGGTCACGGCGGCGATGCCGACGAGCACGGCCACCATGACCCCGGGGACGGTCCGCCAGAGCCGGCGCATGACGACGATCACCACGATCCCGGTCACCCCGACGGCCAGGGCGGCCCGGTTCACCCGCCCGTCGGCCACCCCCTGGACGAAGTCGCGGATCTCGGTCAGCAGACCCCGGCCCTCGATCGAGAAGCCGCACAGCCGCGGGAGCTGCCCGACCAGGATGGTGGCGGCGATGCCGCACAGGTAGCCGACCTGCACCGGCCGCGACAGCAGCTCGGTCACGAACCCCAGCCTGGCCGTGCCGGCGAGCACGATGATCAGCCCGGTCAGGATGGACAGGGCGCCGGCCAGGGCGACCGCCGTCTCCGGGTCGTCGCCCCCCAGGGGCAGGATCACGGCCGCGATGACCGCCGCCAGCGACGAGTCGGGCCCGAGCACCATCACCCGCGACGGCCCGAAGATGGCGTAGGCGACCAGCGGCACGATGGTCGCGTACAGCCCGGTGATGGGCGGCAGCCCGGCCGCCTGGGCGTACCCCATGCCCACCGGCACCAGCAGGGCGGTCAGCACCAGCCCGGCCATCAGGTCGCTGGCCAGCCAGGGGCGCTGGTACTCGCGCAGCGTGCGCAGCCCCGGCACCCACCGCTCGATCCCCTTCGCCGGCCGGGCGGTCACCTGCCCGGGGCCGTCGACCCGCGCCACGCCCGCTCCCCGCCGTCCACCACCTGGAGTACGAGCCTACTTGGTCGCCAGGACGTACCGGAAGACGTTGTCCTGGCGCAGCCGCGGCTCGAACAGCCTCGCCCAGGCGCCGTGCTCCCGGTCCAGGGGGCGGTCAACGCCCAGCTCCGGGCCGAGCTCGGCGCCGCGCCCGTGGTCGCCCTGACCGTCGGCGGCCAGCAGCTCGCCTCGGTCGCTGTCGACCGCTACGGGCTGCTCCGGCTGGCACGCCGCCCCATCTCCCGCCGCCGTCTGCTCGGGGTCGCCGTCCTGCTCGCCGGGGTCGCCCTGCTCACCCTGGCATGAGACGGCGTGCGGGCTCAGTGGGGGTAGTCGCCGAGGCCCTGCGCGAGCAGGGCGAACGCGTCTTCGCTGAGCCTGCGGACGTCGGCGGCGAGCCGGGTGGGCTCCTCGTCGGCCAGGACCCGGCGGCGGGTGTAGTCGAGCAGCGCGCGCTGGACGCCGATGAGGGCGTTCGCCGCGACCTGGGGACGGAGGTCGTCGGCCGGGGCGCCGGTCTCGGCGGCGAGCCGGGCGGCCAGGGCCTCGGCGTTGCGGGCGAACGCCTGCTGCTCGCGAGCCTGCAGGGCCGGGCTGGCGGCGATCACGCGGTTGACGGTCCGCAGCCGCTCCAGCGCCTGGAGATCACCGGCCTCCACCTGGGCGAGCAGCCCACCGGAGGACAGCAGGTGACGCCGGAAGGCCACCAGCACCGGCTCGCCCGCCGCCCGGGTGGCGACGGCGTCGACCAGGTGGGCCCCGAAGGCCTCGAGCCGGAAGAAGAAGAGGTCCTCCTTGGCCGGGAAGTAGTTGAACACGGTGGCCACCGCGACCTCCGCCTGGCGGGCGACCTCGGCGACCGTCACCTGCTCGAAGCCCCGGTCGGCGAACAGCCGCCACGCGGTGTCGGCGATCAGCCGCCGTGTCCGCTCCTTCTTGCGCTCGCGCAGTCCCAGCTCCATGTCAGGCGCAACATAGCACGATTCCTGGTTCTGCTCTATCTTTGGAGTGAGTCTAAGAAAGGAGCGAGCTGTGAAGGTCCGCGTCGCCCAGGCCATCACCATCGTCCTGTTCGCCCTGGTCATGGGGGTGTTCTGGGGCACCTGGTTCTCCCTGAGCCGGACCATGGGCCGGCTTTCGCCCGAGACCTTCCTCGCCGTCGGCCACGAGATGATCCGGAACCTGGGGGTGCCGATGGCCATCCTCCTGCCCCTCGCCCTGCTCAGTGCGCTGGTCACCCTGGCCCTGCAGCGGTCCGGCGGGCGCACGGCGGCGTTCTGGTGGATGGCGGCCGGGTTCCTGCTCATGGTCGCGGCGCTGGTGATCACCCTGGCCGTCGAGGTCCCGATCGACAACCAGATCGAGACCTGGACGGCGGCCACCCTGCCCGGTGACTGGCGGTCGATCCAGACCCGCTGGGAGCTGTGGCACACCATCCGCACCTTCTTGTCGATCGCCGCCGTGGTCGCGGCCACGATCAGCGCCACGGTCAGTTCCGTTCGAGACGCCGTCGCCATCCGTGCCTAGCCTGACCGTCAACGAGACGAGGAGGAGGAACCGATGACCGCTGCAGCCTCCCGCCGGCCCGCCGTCCCCGTGACCGCCACCGGCGGGATGCGCGTCAGCCTCAACCTGACCAGCTACTCCTGGCCCGGCGGCCCCGGTGCGGAGCTGGCGCGGCTGGCCGGCGCCGCCGAGGAGGCCGGGGTCGACACCGTCTGGGTGCCCGACCACCTGCTCCAGGCCGACCCGACCGCCGGCCCCGGCGACACCGAGATGCTGGAGGCCTACACCACCCTGGGGTTCCTGGCCGCCCAGACCGAACGGGTCCGGCTCGGCACCATGGTCACCGGCGTGACCTTC from the Actinomycetota bacterium genome contains:
- a CDS encoding ATP-dependent DNA ligase, whose product is MRYEILAEAYRDLEAASARLELIGRLAELFRETPDELLPTVALLCQGQIAPDFAGVELGMADRLAARAVAEAAGAPVEQVLAGARDTGDLGLTAEQLLEELEPGRPATLAVERVFEGLHEIAEAQGTGSQGRKLAGLVGLLRQATPLEARYLLRTVTANLRLGIGTATILDALAEVHAGGRKQRPVLERAYNICSDLGLVAATLVTEGLAAVEAMEVRAGNPVRPMLAQRLGEPAEILAKLGGSCAAEYKYDGIRVQAHRTADGALELYTRRLDRVSTQFPEVVQLLSESLKPREVILEGEVVAFDPASGELRPFQDVMFRRRKYGIAEATKDFPVSMFCFELLYADGTDLTRLPYLERRARLAEAITPSARLRLATAEQVGDEAAMERVFEQAVAEGCEGVICKSVAPTAQYQAGARGWQWIKLKRDYRSELTDTLDLVVVGGLAGRGRRAGMYGALLLGVYDPAGDRFQTICKCGTGFSDAELAALPARMAPLVRAQRPARVDSRWHADVWFEPTLVVEVLAAEITLSPHHTAGWGLLKEDAGLALRFPRFTGRWRDDKAPTDATTVDEVVTMYRAARRAPA
- the sulP gene encoding sulfate permease; the encoded protein is MARVDGPGQVTARPAKGIERWVPGLRTLREYQRPWLASDLMAGLVLTALLVPVGMGYAQAAGLPPITGLYATIVPLVAYAIFGPSRVMVLGPDSSLAAVIAAVILPLGGDDPETAVALAGALSILTGLIIVLAGTARLGFVTELLSRPVQVGYLCGIAATILVGQLPRLCGFSIEGRGLLTEIRDFVQGVADGRVNRAALAVGVTGIVVIVVMRRLWRTVPGVMVAVLVGIAAVTLFDLDTEGVQVLGVLPQGLPTLAFPAFELADLGALFSGALGIALVAVADTTVLSQSLASQRNEEVDPDQELRALGAANLASGLFQGFAISSSASRTPVAVAAGARSQLTPLVGAVAIALLLVFAPGLLRNLPLPMLAAIVITAAIGLIDMAGVRRLYQVRRSEFVLWLAAFLGVALLGVLVGIFVAIVLSLGDFVRRAWRPHDAVLGREDELKGYHDIDRHPSARLIPGLLLYRFDAPLFFANAGYFRRRVRRLVTEAIHPVRWVVVAAEPITDIDTTAAGTLHELLEELHNEHVTLAFAELKGPVKDRLRRYGLFDAVGADHFFPTVGTAVDGYVAATGTTWVDWEERRTPTPDAPA
- a CDS encoding DMT family transporter, whose amino-acid sequence is MLPVQGAVNAQLRAELGAAPVVALTVGGQQLASVAVDRYGLLRLARRPISRRRLLGVAVLLAGVALLTLA
- a CDS encoding TetR family transcriptional regulator; the encoded protein is MELGLRERKKERTRRLIADTAWRLFADRGFEQVTVAEVARQAEVAVATVFNYFPAKEDLFFFRLEAFGAHLVDAVATRAAGEPVLVAFRRHLLSSGGLLAQVEAGDLQALERLRTVNRVIAASPALQAREQQAFARNAEALAARLAAETGAPADDLRPQVAANALIGVQRALLDYTRRRVLADEEPTRLAADVRRLSEDAFALLAQGLGDYPH
- a CDS encoding DUF1772 domain-containing protein, translating into MKVRVAQAITIVLFALVMGVFWGTWFSLSRTMGRLSPETFLAVGHEMIRNLGVPMAILLPLALLSALVTLALQRSGGRTAAFWWMAAGFLLMVAALVITLAVEVPIDNQIETWTAATLPGDWRSIQTRWELWHTIRTFLSIAAVVAATISATVSSVRDAVAIRA